In Zingiber officinale cultivar Zhangliang chromosome 3B, Zo_v1.1, whole genome shotgun sequence, a single window of DNA contains:
- the LOC122055933 gene encoding AP-5 complex subunit mu-like gives MSTRCSIRAIWIVNSQDAIVFSRRFPTVEKKWRSACAREADSLQNNGYNLQHMLPSDLEFASAFSDRKRREGSAQGFGIRLPQSTRGSDSWVDDPITRHIISLSITGKDGETESLAWPLILHVKGGYYIIILPLVLPQQLKLYEKLHGRADCGSSGLEENNLSALLFNLPCITGAVMVAHTIGDIITGDSLDTEVISSSSSVGGLLDSITGSIGISGISARAKPIAAPATASSTLGASAVSVATDGSRNTSRPIDKDALYTFISSSIPFGTPLDLNFSNVSAIKTQGFSSSELPPIELKQPAWKPYLYKGKQRILFTIHETINAAMYDREEISDSISISGQVNCRADLEGLPDVSLPLSGLKNARVEILSFHHCVQASGHGDDKQSIMFSPPVGNFALMYYQGLCVSDPPVKGFYQLSMVSEDEGAFLFKLRLMEGYRAPFSMEFCTVLMPFPHRRVASFDGNPSTGTVSMTEHFMEWKIVTTGRGITGRSIEVTFSGTIKFHPRTTQRGFSLPRFSRDIIEEDSDIEEDAYNNALNMEENLMEKMSKELESVDLEEPFCWEAYNYAKVSFKILGGTLSEMSIDSKSVSIYPAVKAPIELSMQASSGDYILWNTLGRCPSAISPKVQ, from the exons ATGTCGACTCGATGCAGCATCCGCGCCATTTGGATCGTCAACTCCCAGGACGCCATCGTCTTTTCCAG GAGATTCCCGACGGTGGAGAAGAAATGGCGTTCGGCTTGTGCTAGAGAGGCTGATAGTTTGCAGAATAATGGATACAACTTGCAGCATATGCTTCCGTCAGATCTTGAATTTGCTTCCGCCTTTTCAGATAGGAAGAGGAG GGAAGGTTCTGCTCAAGGTTTTGGCATCCGACTGCCACAGTCAACTCGAGGATCTGATTCTTGGGTTGATGATCCAATCACTCGTCACATAATATCACTTTCTATCACTGGAAAAGATGGCGAGACTGAGTCTTTGGCGTGGCCATTAATTCTGCATGTAAAGGGAGGGTACTATATTATCATTTTACCTCTGGTTTTGCCTCAACAACTTAAATTATATGAGAAATTGCATGGAAGAGCTGATTGTGGAAGTTCGGGATTGGAGGAGAACAACCTTTCTGCCCTTCTATTCAATCTTCCATGTATTACAGG GGCAGTTATGGTTGCACACACTATAGGGGACATAATTACTGGCGACTCTTTAGATACTGAAGTCATTAGTTCATCTTCCTCCGTAGGAGGTTTGTTGGACTCAATTACAGGTAGTATAGGCATATCAGGGATTTCAGCTAGGGCAAAACCTATTGCAGCACCTGCTACTGCTTCAAGTACTTTAGGTGCTTCTGCTGTTAGTGTAGCAACAGATGGCTCCAGAAACACTTCCAGACCAATAGACAAAGATGCACTGTACACTTTTATCAGTAGTTCGATACCCTTTG GTACACCTCTTGACCTAAACTTCTCAAATGTTTCTGCAATCAAAACCCAAGGTTTTTCTTCTTCCGAACTACCACCTATAGAACTCAAGCAACCTGCCTGGAAGCCATATTTATACAAAGGAAAACAGCGAATATTGTTCACAATTCATGAGACTATAAATGCAGCAATGTATGATCGTGAAGAAATATCAGATTCTATTTCAATTTCAGGGCAAGTAAACTGCAGAGCAGACTTAGAAGGACTGCCTGATGTCTCATTGCCTCTAAGTGGACTGAAGAATGCTAGGGTTGAAATATTATCATTTCACCATTGTGTTCAGGCATCAGGGCATGGAGATGATAAGCAATCTATAATGTTTTCTCCACCAGTTGGGAATTTTGCTTTGATGTATTATCAGGGTTTATGTGTTTCTGATCCACCAGTGAAAGGTTTCTATCAGTTATCAATGGTTTCAGAAGATGAAGGTGCATTTTTGTTCAAGTTGCGTTTGATGGAGGGCTACAGAGCTCCCTTCTCTATGGAGTTTTGTACTGTTCTCATGCCTTTTCCTCATAGGAGGGTAGCATCATTTGATGGAAACCCTTCTACTGGAACAGTTTCAATGACTGAGCATTTCATGGAATGGAAAATTGTTACAACTGGGCGTGGTATAACTGGTAGAAGCATTGAGGTGACATTTTCTGGAACGATCAAATTTCATCCAAGGACAACGCAAAGAGGCTTTTCGCTTCCTAGGTTTTCTAGGGATATAATTGAGGAAGATAGTGACATTGAGGAAGACGCCTACAACAATGCTCTAAATATGGAGGAAAATTTAATGGAAAAAATGAGTAAGGAACTTGAGTCAGTTGATCTGGAAGAACCTTTTTGTTGGGAAGCATACAATTATGCAAAA GTATCATTTAAGATTCTCGGAGGCACACTGTCTGAAATGTCAATAGATTCAAAATCT